One Mycolicibacterium sarraceniae genomic window carries:
- the thiG gene encoding thiazole synthase (functions in thiamine (vitamin B1) biosynthesis; in Bacillus subtilis this enzyme catalyzes the formation of thiazole from dehydroxyglycine and 1-deoxy-D-xylulose-5-phosphate and ThiS-thiocarboxylate) has product MVEQLEIAGRTFGSRLILGTGGAPNLTVLEEALVASGTEMTTVAMRRVDAEGGTGVLDLLARLEITPLPNTAGCRGAAEAVMTAQLAREALGTDWVKLEVIADERTLLPDGVELVRAAEQLVDDGFVVLPYTNDDPVLARRLEDIGCAAVMPLGSPIGTGLGIANPHNIEMISGAAGVPVILDAGIGTASDAALAMELGCDAVLLASAVTRAADPPAMAAAMAAAVTAGLLARHAGRIPKRFWARASSPSLA; this is encoded by the coding sequence GTGGTTGAGCAGCTGGAGATCGCGGGCCGCACATTCGGCTCGCGGCTGATCCTCGGCACCGGCGGCGCACCGAACCTGACGGTGCTCGAAGAGGCGCTGGTGGCTTCGGGTACCGAGATGACCACGGTGGCCATGCGCCGTGTCGACGCCGAGGGCGGCACCGGTGTGCTGGACCTGCTGGCGCGGTTGGAGATCACGCCGCTGCCCAACACCGCGGGCTGTCGCGGGGCGGCGGAGGCGGTAATGACCGCGCAGCTGGCACGGGAGGCGCTGGGCACCGACTGGGTTAAGCTCGAAGTCATTGCCGACGAGCGAACCCTGCTACCCGATGGGGTCGAATTGGTGCGAGCGGCAGAGCAATTGGTCGACGACGGATTCGTGGTGCTGCCCTATACCAATGATGACCCGGTGCTGGCCCGCCGGCTCGAGGACATCGGCTGCGCGGCGGTGATGCCGTTGGGTTCGCCGATCGGCACCGGGCTGGGCATCGCCAATCCGCACAATATCGAGATGATCTCCGGCGCCGCCGGTGTGCCGGTGATCCTGGACGCCGGGATCGGCACCGCCAGTGACGCCGCGCTGGCCATGGAATTAGGTTGTGATGCTGTGCTTTTGGCGAGTGCGGTGACCCGGGCCGCCGATCCGCCGGCGATGGCCGCCGCGATGGCCGCGGCCGTCACGGCCGGATTGCTGGCCCGGCACGCCGGGCGTATCCCGAAACGGTTCTGGGCGCGGGCATCGAGCCCGAGTCTCGCGTGA